Below is a genomic region from Desulfobacter sp..
ATCGGCACAGGCCCTGCCGCCCCAAGGACATTGATACGGACCCTTCTTGATGTGGATAAACACAATATCAGGGACCTTGAGCTGGTTCAGCTGGCCGTGCTCGGGGAAACCATTCTCTCCCTGGACAGACTGAGTGCCCCCAATTACCGGCTGAAAACGTTTTTTTCAGGATTTGTGGCCTGGGACACCATTTCTGCGGGACAGGTGGATCTTATTCCGGCCTATTCATCTGAGATTCCTGAAATCATCAAATCCGGCCGGGTGGATATGGATGCGGCCTTTATCCAGATCACCCCGCCCAATGATGCGGGATACTGCAGTTTGGGGGTTGCCGTGGACGTGGCCCGGGAGGTCATGGACAAGGCCAGCCTGGTGGTGGGAGAGGTCAACGAGTCCATGCCCTTTACCTATGGGGACACTTTTGTTTCCATTGATAAATTTGACCTTCTGGTCCGGTCGGACAGGACCCCTGTCACCTATGCGCCCGCACCCGTGGATGATGTGATGAAAAAGGTGGCTGCCAATGTGGCCTCGGTGATCCGGGACGGGGACTGCATCAACTATTCCCACGGCCCTATGTTTGAAGCCCTGGTCCCTTTTTTGTCGGATAAAAAGGATCTGGGTATCCATAGCCTGTACTTTACAGATGCCCTGGCAGAGCTTGTCAATTCAGGGGTCGTGACCAACCATAGAAAATCCCCTTTCAGGGGCAAATCCCTGGCCTCCTATGCCCTTGGCACCAAAGAACTGATGAAGTGGCTCCATAAAAATCCTTTGGTCGAGTTCCAGGGCATTGACTGGGTATGCAACTCCCAGTTCATTGCCAACAACCCCCAGTTTGTGGCCCTTTACGAGGGGCGAAAGGCAGATATCCAGGGGAGTGTGGCCTTTCCCCTCAAAGGAGCTGTGATCACAGGGCCCGGAGAAGGGATTGATTTTTACAAGGGGGCAGAGGCCTTCAGAGACGGGGCCACCATCATCGGCCTGCCCAGCCGGAATGCAAAGGGATAGTCCAATATCCTGGTCTCCATCCAGAATTATGCCAACCAGCTTCGGTTGAGGGAATCGGTCCATATGATGGCCACGGAATACGGGGTGGCCATGCTCAAGTGGCGTCCCCTGAGAGAGCGGGCCCAGGCCATTATCGACATTGCCCACCCCGATGACAGGGAAGACCTTATCAAACAGGCCAGGGAGAGAAAAATCATCTATCCCAACCAGATTTTTGTGACCCGCTCCGCCCATCTGTATCCGGATCATATCTCCTATACCAAAACCTTTAAAGGGGATAAGACGGTTCGGTTCAGGGCCATGAAACCCTCGGACGAGGCTGCCATGAGACGGTTTTTTTACCGGTGTTCAAAGGAGATGGTCTTTTACCGTTTTTTTTATTCCATCAAGACTATGAGCCACGACAAGATGCAGGAATATGTCAATGTGGACTATGGCAGGGAATTTTCCGTTGTGGGATTTGGGGGAAAAAAAGGCGAGGGCAAGATGATTGCCGAGGCCCGACTGGTAACGGTGGATGACGGAGATATGGGAGAAGTGGCCTTTCTCATTGACGAGGCCTACCAGGGGGTTGGGATCGGGACCTATCTTATTGAACTGCTCATTGTTGAGGGACGCAAACGGGGGTTGAAAACCTTATCGGCCCAGGTTTTGTCCGATAACTAGCCCATGATCAAGGTTTTTGAAAAAGCGGGGCTGCCTGTGGAGTCCCGCCTGGAAAGCGGGGTATACCAGATCAACATTGCCCTGACATAACCCCCTGTTACTGTTTTAAGCGTTGGGTCAACCCGCATATTTCTCGAACCGATTTTGCTTTAGCTGCAAGGCGCCAGGCCGTGAAATCCTGGTGAGTCTACTGCGAACGGTCGGCAACACCGCAGATGAGGTAAAATCGGTTCGCCCTAAGGGTGACTACCCATGGAATTGGTTTATAAGTAATCGTAACTTGCTGTATTTAAAAAATTTAATATCCAGTTTCCTCAAATTGTCAGTTTCTGACCTTCAGGTTATAAAATATTCGGGTTAAAGGGCTTTGTTCATGCAAGAGAAAACAGCCTGGAATAAAATCGCAGACAGGGCATTGGCCACATTTAAAGAATTTTTTTTTCCGAACATGGGAATGTGAACAGGATCATCAATCACTGAAAGCACATGGGGGGAGATGCCGTACTCCTCATTGCCCATGACAATAACGGCCTTGGCCGGCCAATCATACTCATGGCAGGGCACAGAGCCTTGAACGGTTTCCGCACCAATAATCTGGAACCCTTTCTTTTTTTTCTCAAGCAGCAGTCCTGCAAGGTCCTGGGTCTTTTCTTCATCCACGGATTGATGGGCGCCCATGGCAGTCTTTTGGACCTGGCGGCTCTCTTTGCCCGGGCAATTGCCCAGAATCAGGCCGGAGACGCCTGCAGCTTCGCAGGTTCTGAATATGGATCCGATATTAAAGAGACTGCGCAGCCCGTCCAACGCAACCTCATAGTCCATGTCCGGCCGGTTTTGGCAGAGTTGTACTCTGTCCTGGGTCGTGACCCTTTCCAGAAGATCGTAATCTTTGACCCCTTGTCCTGCGGCAGTTCTATGGCGGTGAATGGCATCTGAAATATAGACCAGCCATGCCCTTGTGTCCTCTGTTTTGGGAGGAAGCGCACAGGGAAGATCTATCCAGGTGCAGATGGCCTTGTACTGGGCATGAAAGGCCAACAGGCCTTTAAAGGTCTGCCTGCCCCCTGCCATGGTCTGGTAGATCCGGGAGAGCCAGGCAACAACATGGGTGTAGCGCCCTGTGTCAGAGAGGGATAAAAATTTTTTGCGGGTAAATCCAAAGCTGTCCATCTGTGTTTTATATCAGTAAATTATTGTTAGGCAAATGCAAATTTATCTGAACCTAAATCGGATATTTTTTTTAGGCCTGGCAATCGCGGTTAAAAATTGTGATTCAAATTCGAACCTAAAGGTTTAAACATAGTTACAATATGTTGTGGACGGTCATTTTTGATAAAAAGTTACCAGTCATAAAAGAAAGGTATTGACAAATGATTTTTACACATCTATCGTTTTGCTCAAATGTCGACATTCGACTTTTCATCAAGAAGGTTAGACTAATTTTTTAAGAGGTATTTATGAAAACAAAGCAACCCATATTAACCGACAAGGCTCCCAAAGCGATTGGCCCTTATTCCCAAGGAATTGTTTGTGAAAATTTTTTGTTTGTTTCAGGGCAATTGCCGATCAATCCTGAAACGGGGAAAATCGAAGGAAAGACGATCAAAGAACGGGCCAAACAGGTTTTTTCTAATATAAAGGCAATTATCAATGCTTCCAACGCAAATGAAGAGGACATTGTAAAAACCACATTGTTTTTAACGGATATGAAAGATTTTAATGAGATAAACCAAATCTATAATGAGTATTTTACCGAATCCTATCCCGCACGCAGAAAGGGCGTTCAAAATTCTGTGTCAGTTGAATGAAAGCTGATATACTCAGCTAAATAAGGAGAACTGACATGACCGAAGAAAACACCGAATTTGATTTTCAAAAAGCCCTTAAAGGCATCCAGGAAGGTAAACCCTTCACAGGTAAGGGCGGCGTCCTTACATCATTAATCAAAAATCTTGCTGAAGCTGCTCTTGAAGGAGAGTTGGAGTCCCATCTCGGGCAGGAAGTTTCTGCCAACCGCCGTAATGGAAAAAGCAAAAAGACCATTAAATCCCTGGATGGTAAATTTGAGCTGGAAACCCCGCGTGACAGGGCCGGAACCTTCTCTCCACAGATCGTCAAAAAACATCAGACAACGCTCAGCGATGAAATTGAAAGAAAGATAATAGCCCTTTACGGCCTGGGCATGAGTTATAATGATATGGCTTCCCATTTACAGGAAATCTATGGACTTGAGATTTCAAATGCCACTCTGAGCACCATTACCGATAAAATCATCCATACCGTCAAAGAATGGCAGGCCAGGCCGTTGGAAAATGTGTACCCAATCGTATGGCTTGATGCCATACATTATAAAGTACGAGAAAACGGAAAGGTCGGCAGCAAGGCCGTTTACACAATTCTTGGGGTGAATATCGAGGGCCGCAAAGAGGTTCTTGGGCTGTACATATCCGAGAATGAGGGTGCGAACTTCTGGCTGCAGGTGTTAACAGACCTTTCAAACCGAGGGGTAAAAGATATCCTGATTGCCTGTGTTGATGGTCTAAAAGGTTTTCCCGAGGCCATTGAGACCATATTCCCGGACACAGAAGTTCAACTCTGCGTAGTCCACCAGATCCGAAATTCATTGAAATACGTTGGTTCCAAAAATAAAAAGGAATTTATGGCAGATCTAAAACGTGTTTATAAAGCGGTCAATAAGGATCTGGCCGAAGAAGAACTGGATATCTTGGAAAATAAATGGAATGACAAATACCCGATTGTGATAAAATCCTGGCGGAACAACTGGGAACGCCTCAGTCATTTCTTTAAATATCCAGAAGAGATTCGACGGATAATATACACCACAAATACCATTGAGGCTGTGCATCGACAGTTTCGAAAGGGCGCATTCCCATTTTCCCGGTTTTAAAAAGGCCTGTCTTTTAGAGCAAAAAGAATGATATCCTCTGTTACGCTGAAATGAACATAAATGGATTGTGCTAATGAAGAAAGCTGAAGATTGTAATACTGTTGATGAAGTCCTTGCATGCCTCAAAAAACTGGAAGAAGATCCAAATCGCTTGGTTCGTAACGCTAACGAATTAGAACAGATGGAGCAGGAAATCCTTGAGTATACAAATCGGATAAGCGCCTTTTTTTTAAAAAAAAGATCCAGGCCTCAGTAGATTCCTCTGAACAGGTCGACCAAGAAAAAGAATTGATGTCCAATTGGCCGGGACGGATGAAAAGCGAAGGGCTTGAGACAGTTTGGATTCAGCTTTGTACAGATAGTTCGGTTGATATTCATGTTCGATACTATCGAAGGTCCTGTGACCGCCGAAAAGGAAAAAGATATAAAGGTGCATACGCTGGTTTAATCCTTCTTGGAATCCATGATCGCTGCTCGCCTGCTTTGGCTTCTATGGTGAGTTCTTGGTCAGCCTTATTAAGTTCTTTTGAAGAAGTCCGTCAAGTGCTTTGTGACCGTGGGATGACGTTGGGTATAAAGGTCATCCGTAAACTGACCTATCGGTACGCAGAGCGGGCTCGAGCCGAACAACAAGCGGGCCGAATCCCATTAAATGATGGAGATTTACTTGAAGGGCGGCGAGTCGTTATCAGCACTGATGGTGGCCGCACTCGGCTCAGAGAGAAGAAAAGGGGACCAAAAACCCAAAAGGATAGAACCCGATTTCGTGGGGCATGGCGAGAACCCAAGCTTTTGATCATTTATGTAGTGGACGCCCATGGAAAACAAGAAAAAAGCTTTTCACCATTTATTGATGGCTGTTTCAATGGACCGGATGGTGTATTCCACTTGTTAAAGGGTTATTTGAACTCCCTTCATATTCAGAACTCAGACAAAATACTGTTTGTTGCAGATGGGGCACATTGGATTTGGAATCGAATCCCCGGACTGCTAAAAGCATTGGGTTTGGCTCCTGAGCGTGTGTATGAACTTCTCGATTTCTACCATGCAGTTGAGCATCTGGGTACAGTAGTAGGCTTAAGGAAGACCTGGTCATCCAAGGAACGCAAACGCTGGGTATCGAAGCAGCGAGGTCTTCTGCTGAAGGGAAAGGCGATTGAGGTGGTACAGGCCGTCCAGAAGCTTTGTAGAGGCAGAAACAGTAAGGCTATCAAGACGGAACGGGATTATTTTGTGCGCAATGAACTGAGGCTTAATTTCTCAACTGTAAAAGCGTTGAACTTACCTATTGGCAGCGGTGCTATTGAAAGTTCGATTCGGAGAGTCGTGAATTTACGTCTTAAAGGTCCATGCATCTTTTGGTATCGGGAGAATGCAGAAAAAATGATTATGCTGCGATCATTTTATAAAGCAGGGCGTTGGAACTGCCTGAAGCAGATGGCAAACATGCACAATCCAGTGCCAGCGGTATAACCGGGAAAATGGGAATGCGCCCATCTTCCTTATGTTTTGTTCTCGCATCATCACGCTTAGAGAACCCGCCTGACAGCCTTCATTCGTTCGCCTTGCCCACGTTCTGATAATTTTTCCCAGGGTGTATCAAAAAAGGGGTCAAAGGAGGCGGGATTGTCTTCGAGTTCAGTGTCCAGCCATGACATGGGATTGAATATCCCGCTCGTATCTTGCCTGGCGGCAAGTTCGGCAGCGTTCCTGACATGTTCTGTCAGGTTTAATGTTTTATCCGGGTCGGTATGGCCTGGCTCCTGATCAAAAGGATTGTATTCCGGGTTTTTATAGAGGGTTGCAGACCCGTTCATTATATCGGGTTTATACACGGCTTCGATCCAGTTTTCAGGTTTAAATTCTTCAAATGCAACTGAAATCGAAGATGTTTTGCATTCAAGACTCTTGGCTGCACTGGTGACAATTTTTTCAGTCAGTTCTTTTTTCTGCTGCTCAGATCTACCGGCATATAGTTTGATAATAATATGGGGCATGGGATTTCCTTGGCCGTTGTCAGGTTACCGGCCTTTCAGGCCGGGGCAGATATGTCTAAATGATCTATACCATAAAAACATTTGCCTGACAGTAAGAATTTTTATTGAAATTTTAATGTCTTTATGGCTTTCTGTCTTGACATCTATGTCTCTTTTATGGTTCTATGGTATCAGGTCTGGGACCAGGTGAATGTTTAAAAAATTAAGAGGGTTACATGAGTGAAAAAGACAAGTTAAAGCAACTGACCTTGAGAATGCCGGAATATCTTCACAGAGAATTTAAGTTAACTGCGGTCAGGCAGGGGCGGACCATGGGCGAGGTGACCATTGAACTGATCAGAAAATATGTGAGCAAAGCATCTGATCCCTTGTGAGATAAACAGATGAATCATAAGGAGGATGTCATTCGTTTTTCAGATTTTTTTGTCCCAAAGTATCTGCACTCCAACCCAAAGGTGCGGATTAAATTCATCAATCAGACAACAGATGTGAAACTTCTGGAGCAGATGGTTGAAAAAGACGAGGAAGACTCTGTTGTCATGGCTGCCAGAGAGAGGTTAGAGGCATTGACGGTGACTGCCACATCTTAAGGGGCCAGCCTTGATTCAATGGCATCCACGGCATCCATGGCCGCATCTTTGAGGTCCTCATGGCTGAGATGGGTGATCTGTTGAAGGATCCATGCCTTTGTTTCAAGGCCTCCGATTTCTCCCAGCGCATAGAGGATGTCCCCCTGGATCGGGATGTCCCGGCCTTCAAAGCGTTCCATGAGAATCGGAGCCAGTTTCAACCCAAGGTCTGGGGCTTGTTCTCCCAAGTATTCCACCACCACCATGGCCCCGAGCCGGACCGACCAGGTCTTGTGGAGAAGAAGCCCTGTAAATCCGTCAAAAATTTTTCCGGTTTTAATCATTTCCTTTGTGATCCATTCGGCATCCCTGGCTTCTATTATGTTTTTCAGGGTGGACGTGCCAAGCCTTGATGGATCCCGGTTTAATATCATTGAAATCAATTCTGTTTCGGGCACGGCCTCGGTCCATCGAAAATCTTTGTCCAGAATCAGGCAGGGGGCGGCCATAACCTTGTCCGTTTCCGCCTTTTGCCGGAACAATGATCCGTCAATGATGTGCAGACCGATTTTTTCACAATAGGCTGCCATGGGGATCAGGGTTTTGACCATGGCCGGGCAGTGGGGGCATTGAAGGGCAATATAAAGGGTGAGTTCACAGGGCAGTTCAATACGATCGAGCATCTGGCGGATCTCTTGTGACAGAACGTTTGCCCCAAGGGATTCAAGACTGGATAAAAAGGGAGCCAGTTCCCGTTCCAGGGGCAGGGCCGAATAGGTGATGTTTTCCTTTAAGGCAAATCCGGGCAGATCGGACTCTCTTTTATTGGGAATCCAGGTGATGTTTGAATTCAAATTCGTCCATGCCTTGGCAAACCGGGTAAAGCGCTCTTGCTCCGGGTGGTCTGCGGTCAGGATGGAAATATTAAAATTGCCGGGCGGGGTCCAGTTTTGGATTGTTTTTTTGTCTGCCTTGTCCATGATACAGTTCCTCAATGGGGTGTGGGTTTCTTCTTCTTTATCAGAATCCGTCTTTTAAATTAAGGCCAAATCATGTAAATAATTCTCTGACGTTTTTTATTAACCTCCACAGGCCAAAACATATGAGATTTATTGCAGACCTGCATATCCATTCAAAATACTCCAGGGCGACAGCCAAAAACCTATATCTTGAAAACCTTTACCATACTGCCCAGATCAAGGGAGTGACCCTTGTGGGCACAGGAGACTTTACCCATCCGGCCTGGATGGAAGAACTGGAAACCAAGCTTGAGCCGGCTGAACCAGGGCTGTTTTCTTTGAAAAAGGAGTTTGCCGCCTCCATTGAGTCTGATATCCCTCTTGCCTGCAGAGGTCAGGTTCGCTTTATCCTCCAGACTGAAATTTCCAATATTTACAAAAAAGACGACCGGGTTCGCAAGAATCATAACCTGATCTATATGCCGGATATTCAGACGGCCAAGCGCTTTAATGCCCGTCTGGATGCCATCGGCAATATCAAGTCCGATGGCCGTCCCATCCTGGGCCTGGATGCCAGAAATCTTCTTGAGATCATGCTGGAAACAAGTGACCAGGCTTTTTTTATTCCTGCCCATATCTGGACCCCCTGGTTTTCCATGTTCGGGTCTAAGTCCGGGTTTGACACCATTGAAGAATGCTTTGGGGACTTAAGTGCTCATATTTTTGCCTGCGAAACAGGGCTCTCTTCGGATCCCCCTATGAACTGGCGGGTAAAAGATCTGGATCGGGTGCGGCTGATCTCAAATTCAGATGCCCACTCCCCGGGGTATTTAGGGCGGAATGCCTCTGTATTTGATACCTCTCTGGATTATTGGGCGGTTAAAAAAGCCCTGGAAACCCATGATCTTTCCGCCTTCCAGGGCACTTTGGATATGTATCCGGACCAGGGAAAATATCATTATGACGGCCATCGCAAATGCAAGGTACGGCTCAACCCCGATGATACGGCAGCCTT
It encodes:
- a CDS encoding IS256 family transposase, which gives rise to MTEENTEFDFQKALKGIQEGKPFTGKGGVLTSLIKNLAEAALEGELESHLGQEVSANRRNGKSKKTIKSLDGKFELETPRDRAGTFSPQIVKKHQTTLSDEIERKIIALYGLGMSYNDMASHLQEIYGLEISNATLSTITDKIIHTVKEWQARPLENVYPIVWLDAIHYKVRENGKVGSKAVYTILGVNIEGRKEVLGLYISENEGANFWLQVLTDLSNRGVKDILIACVDGLKGFPEAIETIFPDTEVQLCVVHQIRNSLKYVGSKNKKEFMADLKRVYKAVNKDLAEEELDILENKWNDKYPIVIKSWRNNWERLSHFFKYPEEIRRIIYTTNTIEAVHRQFRKGAFPFSRF
- a CDS encoding tautomerase family protein, whose protein sequence is MPHIIIKLYAGRSEQQKKELTEKIVTSAAKSLECKTSSISVAFEEFKPENWIEAVYKPDIMNGSATLYKNPEYNPFDQEPGHTDPDKTLNLTEHVRNAAELAARQDTSGIFNPMSWLDTELEDNPASFDPFFDTPWEKLSERGQGERMKAVRRVL
- a CDS encoding copy number control protein, which translates into the protein MSEKDKLKQLTLRMPEYLHREFKLTAVRQGRTMGEVTIELIRKYVSKASDPL